A stretch of DNA from Rhodococcus sp. NBC_00297:
AGGACCTCACCGAGGTTCTCGGTCTGCAGCGCGCCCTCACCGAGCCGTGGTCGACGACCGGCGAGGTGCAGTCGGTCTCCGTCGACGAGGCGCGGCAGATGCTCGGCGACCCCGACGGCGTCCAGCTGTCCAGGCTCGTGGAGTACGGACTGGCCCGCATCAACGGCGACCGATGCACGTTCACCGATCCGAAGCTGTTGCAGGGCTTCACCTCCCTCGCGACCTACGGCTTCGGGATCCGCGAGGTCATGGACATCCACGAACGGCTCCATGCGGCCGTCGACGGAATGTCCAAGGACATGATCTCGACTGTGAAGAGTCACATCGTCGACCGCTACGGCGAGGGTTGGATTCCCGAGGGTGACGACGTCCTCCGGGCCACCGAGATGTTGCAGATCATGCGCACTCTCGCAGTCGATTCCGTGCATTCGTTGCTCGGCCGCACACTCGACCGCAACCTGCAGGAGCAACTCGGCGAGTACCTCGAGGTCGCCATCGACAACACCTCTCGTTCGGACCGTCACACAGCCTGACCTCGCTTTTCGGACCAATGGGGCATGGTGGAGTCATGAACCGCACCAGACTGTCCGCCGCTGTCGCCCTCGCCGGCGCCACCGCCCTCGTTCTGACCAGTTGCTCGTCGTCGAGCGAGGAGGGGCAGGCGACGCCGGCGTCCTCCAGCGCTGCTCCGGCGTCCTCCAGCACGGCTCCGTCGTCGTCGGCGTCGAGTACGTCCTCGAACGCCACCGTCTACACGTTGCCGGGAACCGGCGTGTTCCCCGAGGGCATCACCGCCGACGACGACACCTTCTACGTCTCGTCGACCTCCGACGGTGCGATCTTCCGCGGCACGGTCGGCAACACCACCGTCGAACCGTTCCTCCCCGGTGGACAGGACGGTCGCACCGGCGCGGCGGGACTGGACGTCGACGGGGACGACGACGAGAACACCCTCGTCGTGGCGGGCGGTGCGACCGGCACCGTCTGGATCTACGACGCCGAGTCCGGCGCACTGCGCGGGAAGTTCACCAACGGGCTCGGCCAGGACGCCACCTTCCTCAACGACGTCGTCATCGCCGACAACGGCGACGCCTTCATCACCGACTCGCGCAACCCCACGCTGTGGCGCATCCCGGCGAACGCCACCGGTGAGGGCCAGTTGGAGCCGTTCGTCGACTTCACCGGATCCCCGTTCGCGTACGGCGAGGGCTTCAACGCCAACGGCATCGTCGAGGCGGACGACGACAACGCATTGGTGATCGTGCAGTCCAGCACCGGCAATCTGTACCGCGTGGCCCGCGACTCCAAGGCCGTCACGCAGGTGGACCTCGGCGGCGCGACACTTCAGAACGGCGACGGCATGGAGATGGAGGACGACACGCTCTACGTGGTTCGCAACCGCGACAGCCTCATCGCCACAGTCGATCTCGACGACGACGGCAACCGTGGGCGGGTGACCGGTGAGATCACCGACCCCAGCTTCGCCTACCCCACCACCGTCGCCGACGTCGACGATCAGATGCTGGTGGTCAACAGCCAGTTCGACAAGCGGGGTGGCACTCCAGTGGAGCCCTTCACCGTGGTCGGTGTGCCTGAGCGGTAGGGGTCGGGCTTGGGGTGTGCGCTGGTTGCGTGAGGTGCGGTCGGTCGGTGCGTGCGCGCCGGTGGTTGGCGGCTCGTGGCGGTGGTGTGCGCGGGTTGCGTGGCGCGCACACCCCTTTCCGACGGCGGAGCGGGGTGTGGGCGGCTGGAAGTAGTGCGGGTCGGTCAGCGAGGGCCGGTGTTGCCGATGCGGGACGTCGAGTCGTCCTCCGTTTCCTGGTACCCGCGACCCGCTTCGAGGAAGGCCTCGCGGAGTTTGGTGACGGCGTTAATGTGGGCCGCGAGCACGGAGCTCAGTGAACCCTCCGGGCCGTGGGTGAGGTCGGAGTACTTGCGTGCTAGCGCGATTCCGGAGGGAAGGGTGCCGAAACCCGCGCTGAATTCGAGCGCATTGATCGACGGCAGCAGTTCGGCGAGGCCACTGACGAATTGTTCGCACGCTGACGCGCACCTGCGCGAAGAATCGGCGGAGATGATGAGGTCATCGGTCATGGAAAGTTCTTCCTTCGCGGGTCAACGGGGGATGCTGGAAGCGAATGCTTGCGCCCCGGTTCTCGCCACAGCGCACACATCCGCGGTGACGGAGGAAGCGAGATTCCGTTCAGCACGAAACACCACAGAACCCTCTCGCCAATCGAACGCGATACTGCAGGCAGCGAGTTGCTGGTCGCCGCGATCGCGGAACGAGAACGCGCCGACACCCAAGTCGTCGACAGCGCTGAACCTGTCCGAGGTCGGACTGGTCCTGAGCGCGTCGAGCGTCCGGGTAGTGGAGAAGACGGTCAGGAACTGATCGCTCCCCTTCCATGTGCACCACTTCCAGGTGTCGTCGAGTGGAACCGTGAGCTGGTCGACAACGACAGCCGGATCTGCCCCCGCCGCCCGGATGGCCTCGTCGGGTACCACGATGCAGGGGTCGAAGAGTTCCATCGCGACCGGCTCGGCGGTGCCGCTCATCCCACCGCACCCGGTGAGCGACGCGACGACTGCCGCGACAGCGAGTACCCCACAGTTCCTGCGCACACGTCGTTGGACGCACGCTCCGCTCCTGCGGTTCCGTGCTCCCACTGCACACAACGGTGTCCCCACGGGCACATCCGACCATCCGGAACCGTTCTGTGTGCAGAAATGCGCGCCGGGAACCGAGCGGGTGGTTGCGGCGTCGAAGGCTGTACCGCGCCACGGCGGACGATCGGAAGGCCTTCACCATGCACTCGACCACTCTGCCCGTTCCTTCCAGCGGCATCGGAAGTCTGACCAACGCAACATCATTGGCGGTGCTCGTCGCGTTCGCGACCCAGTGTGCGGTGGCGTGTGTCGCCGCGATCGCGGGATTCGGCGCCGTCGTCGTCAGTGCCCTCGCTGCCTTCGCGAGTGCGGACGAGTCGCCCGGCGCGATGTTCGTGGGCTCACTCGCCGATGCGTGGGCGTTCGTTCTCGTCATCGCTGCGGTGGGGCACGGGGTGCTCGCGACGATGATCGTGCAACGCCGACGTTCGGCACGCGTCGTCGTGACGGCAGTGGCCCTCGTGTGGGCGGTGGCGCTGGTGCACTCTCCGATGGTGTGGCCGTTGGTGGTGGTGCAGGCGGGTTCTGCGCTGGCGTGGTGGATCCCGGCGTCACGGCGCCCGACCCCCAACTGAACTCACACGAGCAGCGCGGCGATGGACCCGGGAAACGTCTCGTCGGGCCTGCGTTCGTAGAGCTCGGCGGGGCGTCCGCCCGCAGCCGACGTGGTGGCGCCCGTACCGACCAGCGCCCCGATCACATGACGGCGGAAGGTGTCCTTGCGCAGCGGGCGGTCGAACACGGTCTCGTACAGGGTGCGCAGGTCGAGCAGTGTGAAGGTGGTCCCCAGCAGGTGCGACGGATCAGGACGGGTGAGGTAGCGAGACCGCAGGTCGCCCACGGCGGCCGACACCATGTCGGCATGGTCGAAGGCCATCGGTTCCACAGGCCGATCCGCCTCGACGGCCAGGAGATCGGTGCCGGAAGGCAGGGACTCGGTGGGCGCCTCCGCGCAGTGCGCCATCGACAGGACCCATCCTCGATCGTCGCGGTCGGGAGCGTCGAACATCCGGATCTGATGGAACTCGACGCCGTCGATGCCGGCCTTGGTGCTCAACGCGCGCCTCGCCGCATCGGCGAGCGTCTCGCCCGGATGCAGGAATGTGCCGGGAAGTGCAGCTCCCCAGGGTGATTCCACCGTCACCACGTTCAGCGTTCCGCCGTGGACGGTGAGAACGGCGACGTCGACAGCGACGGACGGTCGTGGGTACGACGTCAGATCGGAGGGCATGGGTTGCAGCTTAGCGCAGTGGTGCGTTATGGTTAGCGCACAAACGAGCAAAGGGGACGACATGAAGCTGACCGACGAACAGAAGAACCGCGCCGAGGGCGTCGTGCTCGGCACCGCAGCCGGTGACGCACTGGGCGCCGGATACGAATTCGGCTACCCGACGCCCGAGACGGTGATCGACATGATCGGCGGCGGCACCTTCGACTGGGCGCCCGGCGAGTGGACGGACGACACGTCGATGGCCCTCTGCATCGCCGAGGCGCTGGTGGAGGGCCGGGGACTCGACGGCGTCGCGGCGAACTTCGTGGCCTGGATCGACACGAACCCGGCGGACGTCGGTATCCAGACGCGCACGGTGTTGTCCCGGCGCAGCAGGTCGGCTACCGAGATGACCGCCGTCGCCGCAGGACTGTCCGGCAGGACAGGTGGCAACGGTTCGCTGATGAGAACTGCCCCGGTGGCGCTGGCGTATCTCGACGACCCGGATCAGCTCTCGGTGGCCGCTGCGCAGATCAGCGCCCTGACGCACAGTGATCCGCAGGCGGGGGAGGCATGCCAGATCTGGAGTGCCGGCATCCGGCACGCCGTCCTGCACGGCACCTACGACGGCATCTCGCTGTACCTCGACGCGGCGGAGCCGTCGGTGCGCGACACCTGGGCGCCGTTGCTCGACGCCGCGGAGAAGGGGCGCCCGTCGGACTTCGACAGGAACGGGTGGGTGGTGCACGCGCTCCAGACGGCCTGGTCGGCCATCACGACCACCGAGGAGAACGGGGACCAGCTGACAGCGGCGCTGGAGGCGTGTGTCCGCGCGGGCGGCGACACCGACACCACCGCAGCCATAGCCGGTGGGCTCCTCGGCGCACGCTGGGGCGCCTCGGTGATCCCCGAGGCGTGGACCACGATCCTGCACGGGTACCCCGGACGACGAGCCGCGGACCTCGCGGATCTGGGACGTCGCCTCGCAGAAGGAGCAGCAGCATGAGTGTCATCGATGTGGTCACCGGAGACATCACCACCGTGCGCGCGGACGTGATCGTCAATGCCGCCAACTCGACCCTCCTCGGTGGAGGCGGGGTGGACGGCGCCATCCACCGCGCAGGCGGACGAGAGATCCTCGACGCCTGCAAGATTCTGCGGGCGACGACCCTTCCGAACGGACTCGACACGGGTGCCGCCGTCGCGACGCCCGCAGGCCGCCTGCCGGCGAGGTGGGTCGTCCACACCGTGGGGCCGCGGTACTCGGCGCGCGAGGACCGCTCGCCGATCCTGCGCGCAGCGTACGAGCGCTCCCTTCTCCTGGCTCACTCGCTCGGAGCATCCTCGATCGCGTTCCCGCTCATCTCGGGCGGTGCGTACGGATGGCCGGTGGAGCTGGCGGTCGCCGAACAGGTGCGCGCGGTGACGTCGGCGCCCGTGTCCGTGGATCTCGTGACCCTGGTGGCCTACTCGGCCGAGGTGCACCGCATGACGACGCGGGCCGTCGGCTGACCGGTCATCGCCGACGTGCTCGCCACGCCGACCAGGCGCCGGTGGCCCACAGAGCCCAGATCACCAGCAATGGCTGGAACAGCAGCCGGATACCTCGTGCCCGATCGGTGTCCAGCCCGAAAGCGTCTGTGTGCGTGACGAACTGAGAGATGTTGCCCGGGAACACGGCGACGAAGAACAGCGCCGTGACCCACCCCACCGCCACCCGGTACCGCGTCAGGGCGACGAGAGCCAGGCCCAGCACCACCTCGACGACACCCGATGCGACCACCACGAGATCGGTGTCGAGCGGCATCCACGTCGGTACCTGCGCGGCGAACTCCTGCCGGGCCCAGAACAGGTGGCTCAGTCCGGCGAACACCAAGAACGCGCCGAGGACGAGCCGCCCGACGATACGAGGCACGGTCGCAGGGGCGGGGCGCGTGGTCATGCCTGCCACCCTACGAGGCGCCGCGCTGCCCGTCCGGTCGGCCGAGAACGCGGCCCAGCTCCTCGTGCGCGTAGACCCTGTTCTCGCAGTAGACGGCGCCGCCGACGCACTCCTCGTCGTCGCAGTCGCAGAACCTGTACGGCTCCGCGTTCCAGCGGCTGCCGTACTGCGACCCCCGCTCCGCGACGAGTGCGGCGACCTCGCGCACCGTCCTCTGCTCGCTGCGTCTGCGCTGCCCCCGGCGATGTCCGCCCATGTCCGTCCCCCCGTTGTCGGTGGCGTCACGCTAGGGGAGGGGTACGACAGGCGCCGGCTGATGTCCAGTGATGCAGTGGATGCCGCCGCCCCGGGCGAACAGCGGCCGGGCGTCGACGGTCGATCTGCCAGTGTCGTCGTCGGCATGTGCAACGCGGAGATGTCGCCTGCACTCTGGTGAAGCCGCGGACCGGGGTCGCGACCGGATGGTCCGAGAATCTGCGTGATCGCAACCCTGGCCCGAGCGTCGGCGATGCTCGACCGTGGTGTCCATGACTTCCACCATTCGCACCTCCGTCGTTCCCTTCGTCGTGGAGGCGTCCGGCACCGGCGTCGCCCAGCACCTCGTCGTCGAGGGCACGGCGGGGCACGAGTTCGACGCCGACGCCTACCCGGCCTTCGGCGGCAGGGACGAGGCACCGAGCCCGCTGTTCTACGCACTCGGTGCGCTGACTTCGTGCAACCAGGTCACGGCCTCTCTCGTCGCCAAGGATCTGGGCATCACGCTGGGAAAGTTCAGCTTCCGCGTGCAGGGTGACCTGGACACCGCCGTCCTGGTGACCGGCGCCGAGGGCAACTCGAACTTCGACACCGTCACCGTCGAGGCGACGGTGGAGACCGACGCGACCGGTGACGCGTTCGACCACTTCGTCTCGGAGGTCGAGCGTCGGTGCCCCGTCACCCAGCTCTTCGTGCGCAGCGGAACGGGCTTCGTCAACACCTGGACGCGCGCCGACCTGACGTGACGGCCTCTCGAGCTCCGCGAGTACGTCCATAGTGTCGTGGGATCGCCGCTGATCACGACACTTCGGACGTACTCGCGGAGAGCCGGTGGCGTGGCTACGCTCCTACGATGATCAGTCGACACGTGAGTGCAGTGATACCCGCGCCGCCCGAGGCGGTTTACGACTATCTGGCCGACGTCGACAACCTCACTGCCTGGGCCGCCGGTCTCGCATCGGGCTTCACTCGCGACGGCGACGACCTCCTGGCCGAGTCACCGATGGGCACGGTCCGGGTGCGGTTCGTCCCGCGCAACGCTCTCGGGGTGTTGGACCACGACGTGACGCTGCCCGACGGGACCGTCGTGAACAACCCGCTGCGCGTCCTGGCCCACCCTGACGGCGCCGAGGTGATCTTCACCGTCCGGCAGCTCGGGATGACGGACGAGGAGTTCGAGCGGGACTGCGCGGCTGTCGCTGCCGACCTCGCGTCGGTGACAGCGCTGCTGGGCTGAGTCTGTCAGCGCACTCTCAGGTCGGGGCCGGTCGATCGTCGTAGTGTCGACCGCGGTGCGCAGGTGCGCGCCGACACGAGGAGGACGTCATGGCAGGCATCGCCGACAAGTTCGACAAGGCATACGCGGACAAGTCGATCGAGGAACTGGCCGACGCGCCGGTCGCGGCCCTGAAGGGCGTCAGCGACGGTGATGCGGAGAAGCTGAAGGCAGCGTTCAACATCACCACGGTGCGCGATCTGGGCACCAACAAGTACTTCCTGTGGGCGCAGGCAACCGCGACTCTCGCGCAGTAGGACCGTTCCCCACCCCGCGAATACGTCGATAGTGTCGTCGGCACGGGCCGTACAGCGACACTATGGACGTACTCGCCGGGAGGGTGAGACCTAGCTGACGTCGGACGACCGTCGTCGACGCACTCGCTTGGTCACGAAGACCGCGAGCAGTGCGACGACGATGCCGATGACGATGTACTGGAACACGGACGCGTACTGCTCGACGTAGTGCCAGTTCTCGCCGAGGTAGTAGCCGGCGAGCACGAAGATCGAGTTCCAGAGCAGGCTGCCCAGGGTCGTATAGAGCAGGAACTGCGCCACGGGCATGCGCGAGATCCCGGCAGGAACGGAGATGCCCGATCTGACGACCGGGATCATGCGACCGAAGAACACCGCCGAGCGACCGTGACGCTCGAACCATTGCTCCGCCTTGCCCAGGTCGTCGGTGCCGACGAAGGGAATGCGGCTCACGGCCGCGTACATCCGATCGCGTCCCAGTTTCAGCCCGAGCCAGTACAGCACCATCGCGCCGATCACTGAGCCTGCCGTCGTCCAGAACAGTGCGCTGAACAGACTGAACCCGCCTTGCGACGCGGTAAAACCCGCGAGCGGCAGGATGATCTCGCTGGGCAGCGGTGGGAAGAAGTTCTCGGCGGCCACGGCGATGCCGGCGCCCGGCCCGCCGATGCTCTCCATCAGGCTGACGGCCCAGCCTGCGATTCCACCCAGTTCCGTACTGGCGGCAGCGGTGACGATGTCGCTCATGCCCGCACTTTACCGGGGGTTTACTCCGCGAGAGCCCGCGCGAGGTGCGTGCCGGTGTGCGTCCGGGCCAGAACGAGCTCGTCGACGGTGCCCGTGAACACCACCTCGCCGCCGTCGTGACCCCCGTCGGGACCGAGGTCCACGACCCAGTCGGCGGCCGCGACGACGTCCATGTTGTGCTCGATCACGATGACCGACCGACCCTCGTCGACCATGCCGGACAGCAGTCCGACCAGGTTGTCCACGTCGGACGAGTGCAGTCCGGTGGTGGGCTCGTCGAGCACCAGGACCGGGGAGTTGCCCACCAGTTCCGTCGCCAGCTTGAGGCGCTGACGCTCGCCGCCGGACAGGGACGTCAGGTTCTGGCCCAGGGACAGATAACCGAGACCGACATCACTGCACCGCCGGAGTACGTCGCGCACCTTCTTCACGGTGAAGAACTCGCGGGCCTCGTCGACGGACATGTCGAAGACGTCGGCGATCGAGACGCCGTCGACGGTGTGCTTGATCGCGCCGGATCGGAAGCGTCGACCCTGGCAGGTCTCGCACGTACTCGACACCGGGTCGGTGAAGCCGAGGTCGGTGAAGATCATGCCGGTGCCCTGACAGTCGGGGCAGGCTCCGTCAGAGTTCGGCGAGAACAGCGCTGCGGGTTGTCCCGTTCGCTTGGCGAAGTGTGCACGGATCGGATCGAGCAGTCCGGTGTAGGTGGCGGGTGAGGAGCGGCGCGAACCGCGGATGGGTGCCTGGTCGATGACCACCGCGTCGGGCCGGACGTCGCGGAGGTGGCCGTGGATCAGACTCGACTTGCCCGAGCCCGCGACACCGGTGACCGCCACGAGAACGCCGAGCGGTATGTCCACCGACACGTTCTTCAGATTGTGGCTGTCGGCGTTCTCGATGCGCATCCACCCGTTCGGAGTGCGCGGGGTGCGTCGCGATCGACCGTCTCGACGCAGCGCCGTCCCGGTACGCGTCTCGGACTGCCGCAGTTCGGGCCAGGTGCCCTCGAAGACCACCGTGCCGCCGTGCTTTCCGGCGCCCGGGCCGATCTCGACGATGCGGTCGGCGATGGCCATCACCTCCGCGTCGTGTTCGACGACGAGCACGGTGTTCCCCTTGTCGCGCAACGCGATCAGCATGTCGTTCAGCCGGTGCACGTCGCGCGGGTGCAGCCCGGTGGTGGGCTCGTCGAAGACGTACAGCATGTCGTTGAGCGTGGCGCCGAGGTGGCGCACCATCTTGATGCGCTGGGACTCGCCGCCCGACAGCGAGGACGTCGCACGATCGAGGCTCAGGTACCCGAGTCCGAGATCGACCAGTCGACGGAGCTGTGTCACCACCTCGCGGCGTGGGCCGTCCAGGTCGCCGAGCGCCCATGTGTCCATGACGTCGGCGAGGTCGGAGACCTGCATCGCGAACGCGTCGGGGATCGAGAGTCCCTCGAGCGTCGCGGCGTGCACCGTCTCGTTGAGGCGAGTTCCCCTGCAGGACGGGCACACTCCCCGCGTGACGATACGGTCGTACGCCTCCTTCGACTTGCCCTTCAACGCGTCGGCATCCTTGGAGAGATAGCTTCGACGGAACCGGGAGAGCAGCCCCTCGTACGTCTTGAACACGGCGTCCGGGTTGACCATCTCGACCTCGCCGGGCGACGCGTCGAAGAACAGGTGCCTCTCGCGCGGGGAGTACTGCTCGAGGGGAACGTCGAGATCGAACAGTCCCGAGTCCGCGTACAGCCGATAGGGCCACTTGCCGGGCAGGAAGTCCGGGTGCTTCACGGGGCCCTCACGCAACGACTTCGACTGATCCACCAGCTCGTCGATATCGATGACCTTGGCCTCGCCCAACCCCTCGCACTCGGGACACATGCCGGCGGGATCGTTGAACGAGAACGCGTTGGCATAGCCGATGGACGGGGTGACTCCGCGCGACCACAGCATGCGGAGCCAGTCGCCGATGTCGGTGATGGTGCCGACGGTGGAGCGAGGGCTGCCGAAGAGGCGCTTCTGGTCGACGATGACGACGGCCGACAGGTTCGCGATGAGGTCGGCGTCCGGCCGACCGTAGGACGGCAGGAAGGTCTGGGCGAATGCGCTGAACGTGGAGTTGATCTGCCGCTGCGCCTCCGCGGCTATCGTGTCGAACACCAGCGAGCTCTTGCCGGACCCCGACACCCCGGCGAACACGATCAGCGACCGTTTGGGGAGATCGATGTCGATGTCACGCAGATTGTTCTCCCGCGCGCCGCGCACGGTGATGGTGGACAGAGCGTCGTTCGGTGGCGTCGTCACGCCGTAGCGATACCAGACCGAGCGGACACCCGTCAGCCGGACTGGCCCTGCAACTTGCTCAGTCGGTAGCGCAACTTGCCCGGACGGTCACGCTCGGTGGTGAGCGAGGAGGTGCGCGCGATGTGGGCCTCGCCGAAGCGGTCCAGCAGGAGGTCGTCCACCATCCGCACCTGACCTGGGCGGTACTGGTAGTCCATGGCCGCCGTCACGTACTCGACTCGTGCGGGGTCCAGGGCCTCCTCGAGTTCCGCGCCCGTCGTGATCCCGTTCGCGTTGACGAGAGTCAGCAGCCACTCGTAGTGACCGCTCCGACTGGGGGTGTAGTCGGGAAGGAGGTCGGTGACGATGGTGCGCAGCTGATCGGCGGTGAGCTGGAGATCCATCCCGCGCGCGGCATCTGCCGCGCGCAGTTCCGTGATCTTCTCCTTGTGGTGCCGATCGGCGAGTTCGAACTGGGCGTCCGCAAGTTCGATCAGCCCCGCCGCGAGCGTGAAAGCTCGGTCGATGGTCGGCGAACCCTGCGTGCGGGAGTTCTTGAACCGGATGTCGTGCTCGATCTCCGCCCAGGCGTGCTGCAGCACGGTGCGGATCTGCACCTCGAAGCCGAGGCCGGTGAACTGCTCGCATCCCGCCGGGACGCGGTCGCCGTCCGCACTGAGGATGAGGTGCCGTCCGGCATAGCCGAACACGCCGGACTCCTGGGCGAGGGACGACTTGTCGATGGTCTTGAGCAGCACGAAGTGCTTCGAGATGGCGTCCGCGACGCGGTCGATGTCCGACGTCAGATACGTGATGACACGGATCCCGACGAGATCGGTGACCTCGGCGAGCGGATCGGTGAACTCGAGCGACCCGTCCTCGCGGAGGCGGGCGAACTTGCCGGCAGCGGACTCCACGGACTTGGTACGTGCCTCGACGGCGTCGATGTCGATGTCCGCCTCGGAGACGAACGTCTCGACGGCGGCCGACAGCGCTGCCGTGGCCGCGGCGAAGTGATCCCACCGCGAGCGGTACTCCTCGACGGAGCTGTGCAGCCCTGACGGTGAGGGTGGGGACGACGTGGGGCGCATGGTGGAGATTCTGCCCCACCATGGTCCAATGCTCGCGTGACGCTCCGTAGCGGCCCGACCCGACCGGCCTCCGGCCTTCCCGCACGCGTGGTCGACTGGGACACGACGCTGCTGATCCTGGTGTCGGCGCTGATCCTGCTGGCCGCGTTGATCCTCGGCGTCTGGAAGTTTCGCCAGATGGCGACGTCCGAGAACGGGCAGGCGCATCCGTACGTGGACATCGCTCACCGGGCGGCGTTGATGTACTCGTTCGCGACTCTGGTCCTGGTGCCGCTGGTGCACTTCGGTGCCTGGCCGACGTGGGTGAATCTGGTCGCGTCGGGGGCTGTCGTCTTCTTCTTCGTCGCTGCGATCCTCAGCTACGTGGTGCACGGATTCCTGCGCGACACCGACAACCAGTTCGTCCGCCCGGTGCCGGGAACGCATGCGTTCATGTATGCGCTCGCGGCCACCGAGATCGGCGGACTACTGGTGTTGATCGTGGGTTTCGTGCGCGGGCCGCTGTTCGTGAGTTAGCGCGCGAGCTCCACGTCGTCGACGAACGGGTCGCCGTTGCGCGGGGCGTCGAACCGCTCCTGGTCCAGGATGCCTTCGCGCTTGGCGACGATGGCCGGGATCAGCGCCTGGCCGGTGACGTTGACGGCGGTGCGACCCATGTCGACGATCGGCTCGACGGCGAGCAGCAGGCCGACACCGGCGAGCGGCAGGCCGAGCGTGGACAGCGTCAGGGTCAGCATGACCGTGGCACCGGTGGTGCCCGCCGTCGCCGCGGAGCCGATCACGGAGACGACCACGATGAGCAGGTAGTCGGTGATCGTGAGGTCGACGCCGTAGAACTGGGCGACGAAGATCGCGGCGATGGCCGGGTAGATGGCCGCGCAACCGTCCATCTTGGTGGTGGCGCCGAGCGGAACCGCGAACGACGCGTACTCGCGGGGCACACCGAGATTGCGCTCGGTGACGCGCTGGGTCAGCGGCAGGGTGCCGATGGACGAGCGGGAGACGAAGCCGAGCTGCGTCGCGGGCCACACGCCCGAGTAGAAGTTGCGGATCGAGAGACCGTGCGCCCGAACGATGATCGGGTAGACGACGAAGAACACGATGGCGAGTCCGACGTACACCGAGACCGTGAAGACACCCAGCGAGCCGATCGCGTCCCAGCCGTACGTGGCGACGGCGTTGGCGATGAGCGCCGCCGTACCGATGGGGGCCAACCGGATGATCCACCACAGCACCTTCTGCACGATCGCGAGCAGAGAGGCGTTGAACGTCAGGAACGGCTCGGCCGCCTTGCC
This window harbors:
- a CDS encoding MerR family transcriptional regulator translates to MTEYRIDELAHAAGTTSRNVRAYRERGLLPPPRKRGRVGIYDDSHLARLRLIDILLQRGYTTTHISDFIDGWESGKDLTEVLGLQRALTEPWSTTGEVQSVSVDEARQMLGDPDGVQLSRLVEYGLARINGDRCTFTDPKLLQGFTSLATYGFGIREVMDIHERLHAAVDGMSKDMISTVKSHIVDRYGEGWIPEGDDVLRATEMLQIMRTLAVDSVHSLLGRTLDRNLQEQLGEYLEVAIDNTSRSDRHTA
- a CDS encoding SMP-30/gluconolactonase/LRE family protein is translated as MNRTRLSAAVALAGATALVLTSCSSSSEEGQATPASSSAAPASSSTAPSSSASSTSSNATVYTLPGTGVFPEGITADDDTFYVSSTSDGAIFRGTVGNTTVEPFLPGGQDGRTGAAGLDVDGDDDENTLVVAGGATGTVWIYDAESGALRGKFTNGLGQDATFLNDVVIADNGDAFITDSRNPTLWRIPANATGEGQLEPFVDFTGSPFAYGEGFNANGIVEADDDNALVIVQSSTGNLYRVARDSKAVTQVDLGGATLQNGDGMEMEDDTLYVVRNRDSLIATVDLDDDGNRGRVTGEITDPSFAYPTTVADVDDQMLVVNSQFDKRGGTPVEPFTVVGVPER
- a CDS encoding DUF3558 family protein, with amino-acid sequence MSGTAEPVAMELFDPCIVVPDEAIRAAGADPAVVVDQLTVPLDDTWKWCTWKGSDQFLTVFSTTRTLDALRTSPTSDRFSAVDDLGVGAFSFRDRGDQQLAACSIAFDWREGSVVFRAERNLASSVTADVCAVARTGAQAFASSIPR
- a CDS encoding NUDIX hydrolase: MPSDLTSYPRPSVAVDVAVLTVHGGTLNVVTVESPWGAALPGTFLHPGETLADAARRALSTKAGIDGVEFHQIRMFDAPDRDDRGWVLSMAHCAEAPTESLPSGTDLLAVEADRPVEPMAFDHADMVSAAVGDLRSRYLTRPDPSHLLGTTFTLLDLRTLYETVFDRPLRKDTFRRHVIGALVGTGATTSAAGGRPAELYERRPDETFPGSIAALLV
- a CDS encoding ADP-ribosylglycohydrolase family protein encodes the protein MKLTDEQKNRAEGVVLGTAAGDALGAGYEFGYPTPETVIDMIGGGTFDWAPGEWTDDTSMALCIAEALVEGRGLDGVAANFVAWIDTNPADVGIQTRTVLSRRSRSATEMTAVAAGLSGRTGGNGSLMRTAPVALAYLDDPDQLSVAAAQISALTHSDPQAGEACQIWSAGIRHAVLHGTYDGISLYLDAAEPSVRDTWAPLLDAAEKGRPSDFDRNGWVVHALQTAWSAITTTEENGDQLTAALEACVRAGGDTDTTAAIAGGLLGARWGASVIPEAWTTILHGYPGRRAADLADLGRRLAEGAAA
- a CDS encoding O-acetyl-ADP-ribose deacetylase gives rise to the protein MSVIDVVTGDITTVRADVIVNAANSTLLGGGGVDGAIHRAGGREILDACKILRATTLPNGLDTGAAVATPAGRLPARWVVHTVGPRYSAREDRSPILRAAYERSLLLAHSLGASSIAFPLISGGAYGWPVELAVAEQVRAVTSAPVSVDLVTLVAYSAEVHRMTTRAVG
- a CDS encoding DoxX family protein is translated as MTTRPAPATVPRIVGRLVLGAFLVFAGLSHLFWARQEFAAQVPTWMPLDTDLVVVASGVVEVVLGLALVALTRYRVAVGWVTALFFVAVFPGNISQFVTHTDAFGLDTDRARGIRLLFQPLLVIWALWATGAWSAWRARRR
- a CDS encoding OsmC family protein gives rise to the protein MTSTIRTSVVPFVVEASGTGVAQHLVVEGTAGHEFDADAYPAFGGRDEAPSPLFYALGALTSCNQVTASLVAKDLGITLGKFSFRVQGDLDTAVLVTGAEGNSNFDTVTVEATVETDATGDAFDHFVSEVERRCPVTQLFVRSGTGFVNTWTRADLT
- a CDS encoding SRPBCC family protein — encoded protein: MISRHVSAVIPAPPEAVYDYLADVDNLTAWAAGLASGFTRDGDDLLAESPMGTVRVRFVPRNALGVLDHDVTLPDGTVVNNPLRVLAHPDGAEVIFTVRQLGMTDEEFERDCAAVAADLASVTALLG
- a CDS encoding DedA family protein → MSDIVTAAASTELGGIAGWAVSLMESIGGPGAGIAVAAENFFPPLPSEIILPLAGFTASQGGFSLFSALFWTTAGSVIGAMVLYWLGLKLGRDRMYAAVSRIPFVGTDDLGKAEQWFERHGRSAVFFGRMIPVVRSGISVPAGISRMPVAQFLLYTTLGSLLWNSIFVLAGYYLGENWHYVEQYASVFQYIVIGIVVALLAVFVTKRVRRRRSSDVS